A single genomic interval of Corvus cornix cornix isolate S_Up_H32 chromosome 1, ASM73873v5, whole genome shotgun sequence harbors:
- the CLDN34 gene encoding claudin-34: protein MSSLVSTSHLQLAAFALGTVGWILCTVSMGIVEWRVWHVDNTTIISSGIAWVGIWKVCFISYLHVSPGYREQFCHKFSSYDSFIPHEIYAAQGLLLIAMFVGLLGLAATIFALRNVYMGITHKTLIAPFFLVGGFFYIFAGLCVLIPVSWNFYSVTHNQSIAFPPSYYMPSSPAAQEAGAAIPVGIVAVILLLLSGMFSLSYRFPMTANTIMKS from the coding sequence ATGAGCTCCCTGGTCAGCACCTCGCACCTCCAGCTTGCTGCCTTTGCTCTGGGCACGGTAGGCTGGATCCTGTGCACAGTTTCAATGGGAATTGTGGAATGGAGAGTGTGGCATGTGGACAACACCACCATCATCTCCTCTGGCATTGCCTGGGTGGGGATTTGGAAAGTCTGCTTCATCAGTTATCTTCACGTCTCGCCCGGCTATAGAGAACAGTTCTGCCATAAATTCAGTAGCTATGACTCCTTCATCCCCCACGAAATTTATGCAGCTCAGGGTCTCCTGTTGATTGCCATGTTTGTGGGCTTGCTGGGACTGGCTGCTACAATATTTGCTCTGAGAAATGTGTATATGGGAATCACTCACAAAACCCTCATTGCCCCTTTCTTTCTGGTGGGTGGCTTCTTCTACATATTTGCTGGTCTGTGTGTCCTGATTCCCGTGAGCTGGAATTTCTATTCTGTAACTCACAACCAGAGCAtagcttttcctccttcttacTACATGCCCTCCAGTCCAGCAGCGCAGGAAGCTGGTGCTGCCATTCCTGTTGGGATTGTGGCTGTCATCCTGCTGCTACTGAGTGGgatgttttctctctcataCAGATTTCCCATGACCGCAAACACCATCATGAAATCCTGA